TGTTCGCGGGGCTGGATCCGCGGCGCGCGGTGGAGCAGCTGATGCTGCGCGAGCCCAAGGCGGAGCACTGAGCGCCATGAAGCGCCCGCAGCGCGAGTTCTACAGTATCGGCGAGGTCTGCGAGCTGTTCGACGTAAAGCCGCACGTGCTGCGGTACTGGGAAACACAGTTTCCCGCGCTGTCGCCGCCCAAGAACCGCTCCGGCAACCGCGTGTACCGCGCGCGCGATCTGGAGCTGATCGCGCTGATCCGCCACCTGGTGCACGACGAGCGGTACACGCTGGAGGGCGCCCGCAAGCGCATCGACGAGTTGCGCCAGGAGGGTGCCGCGTCGCAGGAAGCCGCGCGCGCGCTGGAGCGCTCCTTCGTCCGCTCCCTGCGCGCCGAACTCGAAGAAATCCTCACCCTCCTCGAGTAGCGCCCGGAAAAGGTACTTGCCGGCCCCGCACCGGCCTGGTGTGTGCTCCCTCTCCCACGCTGTTTGTGGGAGAGGGTCGTCGCGCGGAGCTCGCGGGGTGAGGGCCCCCGCGAGCCATGCTTGAGCCCCGCACTCTCGTACCTTCGTACTCCCGCACTTTCGCACCGCCGTTTCGCACTAACGCACTCACGCACACAGCACTAACGCACTTCTTTTGATGCGCCTCGGAGTTCTCGGCACCTTCGTCTGG
This DNA window, taken from Longimicrobium terrae, encodes the following:
- a CDS encoding MerR family transcriptional regulator encodes the protein MKRPQREFYSIGEVCELFDVKPHVLRYWETQFPALSPPKNRSGNRVYRARDLELIALIRHLVHDERYTLEGARKRIDELRQEGAASQEAARALERSFVRSLRAELEEILTLLE